TTTGCTAAATATGGAGATCCGAATGAGCCAAAGCTGACGCAACAAAATATCTTGGAGTTATTAGATTTAGATTTCAAAAAATATTTAGGTTATGTGCCGCGACGGATCAAGACTGGATTAATTCCAGAGGAAATAGCCTATTTCATGGAGCACAAAGACAATTATCCGGGGCTAACGATCGTGGAGGAGAGTGTTCGTCACTACGATAAAGATACGGTAGCGGTGCAAACGGTCGGCTTTGGGAAGCCTTTCAAATCGACTGAAAAAATAGCGCTATATAAGAATATTCGTAGTGCTATGAAAAATGACTCTTCCCCTGGACTTATATATAAAGCAGAAGAATACGTGGGGTTTGATGGCCTGGAGATGCAGTATCAACGAGAGCTACGGGGAGAAAATGGTTATCAAGTCATTTCGGTAACCCCTCAGAATATGGCTGAGAAGGTTGAACAGAACGTTGCTCCTGTAAAGGGTAATAATATTTGGATGACCATTAATAAGAAAATTCAGATGAAGACAGAACAGGCTATATTGGATCAGATTAAATGGCTACATACCAATGCTGTTCAAGGTGAGACGCATCCAGATGCTTTAACCGGTTACGCCGTAGCCATGGAAGTGGAGACTGGGAATATCGTTGCTATGGCTAGCATGCCGGATTACGATTCGAATGTATGGACCAAAGACTCCTTATCAACACCTGTATGGAATCAAATTATGAATAATCATCTAAACGGTACAATTACCTCGAATTCTTCAGGAAGATCAGGCCATGATTTTAGTTCACTTGTTTTTATGGGATCTACGATCAAGCCATTAAGTGTATTAATTGGTTTGGAAGAAGGTTTTTTTAACACATCACCCACTTACCAAGATGTTGGGATTACCTATTTCGGTAAGGATAATAAATCATCTGTTAGAAATTCATCGGGTCATGTATATGGTAAACTAGATCCGGCCAAGGCGATTACGGAATCTTCTAACGTATTTATGGTTGATATGGTGGGGAAACAGCTTTATAAGAAATACCCGGGGGATAAAGGCATAGAGGTTTGGGACAAATATATGAAAGACTTCGGACTGGGTGTATCTACGAAAAGTGGTCTCCCAGGTGAATCAGCGGGTCTGATTAACTATACTGATCTTAAGGCCGCAGGCAGTTCACAAGCCGCACTTATCTATGCTTCTTTTGGCCAACAAGGCAGTTATACTACATTGCAGCTTGCCCAGTATGCTTCTACTCTTGCTAATGAAGGTGTGCGTATTAAGCCTCAGCTCGTTAGTAAGATCACGGACGCGCAAGGTAAGGTGGTTAAGGAATTTCAAAGAGAAGTGCTTAATAAGGTAACGTTTGACAAATCCTACTGGAAAGAGATTAAACAGGGGATGAGCAGTAAAGTTAGTGCCTTTGATGATTTTCCTTATGATTTTGCACGTAAGACTGGTACCTCTGAAAAAACAGACAGAAAAAATATAAACCGTGATAATGGGGTATTTATTGCCTTTGCTCCGCGAGAAAATCCGAAGCTGGCCGTAGCGGTTGTTATACCAGAAGGGGGCTTTGGCTCCAACAGCGCTGCTCCGGTTGCTCGTAAAATTTTTGACGCCTATGATTGGGAGTACGGGCTCGATGGTGTGCCGAAAAAGAAGGTTACTCCTGTGATAGACCCCATTCAAAAATAATAGGCTTATTTCAAGTAAAAGCGCCTTCGGCTATTTTAGAGAAAAAGGAGAGAAATAAACTGTGAGTTTTTTCCGTAAGCAGGCCTCACCGCCAGATGAGACCAACAGTAAAAGTTCCATAGGCCTGCGACTCAACGTGTTTTTCTTTAGCACGTTCGTTATATTTTGCGTGATTATTATACGCCTGGCTGTGTTGCAGTTCGTGGAAGGACCAACTTTAACTGAAGTGGAGACAAGTAGAGATACCAAAAATGTACCCCTTGCATCCATGCGAGGTGTAATTTATGCTGCTGAAGGTGAGAAGTTAGCGTATTCTACGCCGGTACAATCGCTGTATATTACGCTCAATAAGGATTTTACAGCTAAGGAAACAGATAAAGTTACCGGTAAAACCACCCTGACCCCAGAAGCTAAAGCCAAGTCAGATGCATTGGCGGCTAAGCTGGTAGCTGATTTCAATAAATACGGCGATCCAAATGCAGAGAAAATGACAGAAGAAGATGTAATTGAAGCACTGGATTTATATTTCCGGAAATCTCTTGGCTTTATGGCACGACGAATTAAGGCTGACCTGACTACTCAGGAAGTAGCCTACTTCATGGAACATAAGGGAGAGTACCCAGGCCTTGAAATTGTCGAGGAAAGTATTCGTCACTACGATAAAGACACGGTTGCCGTACAGACGGTAGGTTATATCAAGCCTTTTAAATCGGCAAACAGCCTTAATATCTATAAGAATATCTTAAATGCTATGAAGAATAATCCGGAGCCAGGACTGACTTATAAGGATGACGAATTTGTCGGATTTGATGGTCTGGAGCTGCAGTATCAAAGAGAGCTTCGGGGACAAAATGGCTATCAGGAAATCTCCGTCAATCCGCAGAACATGGCAGAGAAAATCGAACGAGTAGTCCCTCCTGTGAAAGGCAATGACGTCTGGACAACCATTAATAAGAATATTCAGATGAAGACAGAACAGGCGATTATGGATCAGATTAAGTGGCTGCATTCCAATCCTGTACAAGGTAAAACGCATCCTAATGCTTTAACTGGTTACGCTGTAGCGATGGAAGTCGATACAGGTAATATCGTCAGTATGGCGAGTATGCCGGACTACGATACTAATATATGGACATCAGGCTCCTTGTCCACAGATGTCTGGAACAGTATAATGGACAACTATCAGAACGGTACCATTAATCCGATTTCTTCAGGAACGTCAGGGAATGGACTGAGGTCTGTACTGCTTCTAGGTTCAACGATTAAACCTTTGAGCGTACTCGTGGGTCTGAATGAAGGTCTCTTTACAACCTCAACCTACTATCCGGATAGAGGTTTCGCGACTTTTGGTAAAGCAGGTCATGAAACCAAGGTAAGAAACTCTGGTGGACACGTATACGGTTCTATGGATCCTGCAAGAGCGATTGAGAAATCCTCGAATGCGTTCATGGTGGATATGATCGGTAAAAGATTGTATGACAAGTACAAAAGTAAGGGCGTAGATGTCTGGGATAAGTATATGAAAGAGTTTGGTCTTGGTGTATCTACGGGAAGTGGTCTGCCAAATGAATTCTTAGGACAGATCAACTATACCAATATAGAGGCTGCGGGTAGTGCTCAAGCGGCACTTGTCTATGCTTCTTTCGGCCAACAAGGTAGCTATACAGTGTTGCAGCTTGCGCAATATGTAGCCACACTTGCTAATGAAGGACAGCGGATTAAACCTCAGCTGGTTAGCAAGATTACAGATGCTGACGGAAAAGTGGTCAAGGAGTTCGGTCGTGAGGTGCTGAATGAAGTAACATCCTTCGATAAATCCTACTGGAATGAAATACAGCAGGGTATGCGAAGCACAGTTAGTGCTTTTTCTGATTTCCCTTATGATTTTGCTCGTAAGACAGGTACATCTCAGCAAGTAGCTAAGGGGCAGATTCGCGATAACGGTGTATTTATTGCCTATGCTCCACGTAATAATCCTAAACTGGCAGTAGCCGTAGTCATTCCAGAGGGGGGCTTTGGTTCCCAAAGTGCTGCACCGGTAGCTCGCAAAATTTTCGATGCTTATGATTGGGAGTACGGACTTGATGGCGTTCCGAAGAAGAGTCTTCAGTCTGGTAACAATGCTAATGATCCTGCGAAGGAGGGAACGACTACAGGTACTCAGTAACTCTGACCCTAAGGTGAATATTGAATAAAAAATAAACAGCTCTTCTATAGAGAGCACATAAGAATGGAGGGGTGGCAATGACTGCCAAATACCGCCTGCTTGCATTGGATATGGATGGAACCCTACTGAATGATGAACAGATTATTACACCTACAACGGTGAAATGGCTTCAAAAGGCGGTCGACGCAGGCGTTCATGTCTGTCTGTCGACAGGCCGAGCTTTTACAAGTGCATTTCCATATGCGGAGCAGCTTGGACTAGAAACACCGATGATTACTGTAAACGGTAGTGAGGTATGGCGAGCACCGCATGAAATTTATCGCCGATCTCTGATGGACCCTATGCTGGTACAACAAATGCATGGGCTTGCGAAGGAAGATGACATCTGGTTCTGGGCCTATTCTACGGAAAAGGTCCACAAACAGGATAACTGGGATGGGGATGTCACAGGCAGAGAATGGCTTAAATTCGGTTATCACACCGAAGATGATGAGCTTCGGCATAAGCTGCTGCTTCGCCTTCAAGATATGGGTGGTCTGGAGATTACCAACTCTTCTCCGCATAATTTGGAGATCAATCCTCTAGGTGTGAATAAAGCAACCGGAATCATGGAAGTCTGCAAGCTGCTTGGGCTAGAGATGTCCCAAGTTATAGCGGTTGGTGATAGTCTCAACGACCTTGCAGCGATTCAGCAGGCAGGGCTTGGGGTCGCCATGGGCAACGCTCAGGAGACGGTTAAAGAAGAGGCTGATGCTGTGGTGGCATCGAATAATAATGACGGAATCGCCGAAGTCATTCAAAAATATATTTTTAATGAAGCTGTTTCGAAGTGAATCCATAGAGCATATTTGCTATTAGGAGGTTAAGGTATTGACGATCCTGGGTTGGATTCTAATTATTGCTTTATTCGCCGTAGGACTGGCCGGTGCTGTGTATCCTATCCTGCCGGGTGCGCTTGCGATTTATCTTGCCTTTTTTGTATACGGCTGGTTCTTTTCTTTCGAACCCTTTGGTGTTTGGTTTTGGATTATTCAAACGCTGATCGTTGTGGTTCTATTCGTAGCTGATTACGTTGTAGGAGCGTGGGGTGTTAAGAAGTTCGGCGGCTCACGGTCATCGATTATCGGGAGTACGATTGGGCTAATCCTTGGTCCATTTGTAATCCCGGCCTTTGGCCTTATTATTGGTCCGTTTCTGGGTGCCTTTATTGGAGAATTGATCGTGGGTTCTTCACCAGCTAAAGCTGCCAAGGTAAGTGTAGGATCAATACTTGGGTTGTTTAGTAGTACTGTTGTCAAAATTGTGCTACAAATTATAATGGTCGTCCTCTTCTTTATATGGGTCGTCCGGTTTTAATTTTAACAGTGAAGAAGGGGAAATGGTTTGTCCAAGAAAGAGTCTTTCGTAAAAGGCACGCTTATCCTTGCTGCTGCAGCTTTGGTGGCAAGGGTACTCGGGCTTGTTCAGCGGGTGCCGCTGGATCATATTTTTGATGATGTGGGGAGAGCATCGTTTGGGGTTTCGAACAATATCTATTTGATGCTGCTAACCGTGGCTACAGCAGGTATTCCAAGTACACTCAGTAAAATGGTCTCCGAGCGGTACGCCCTGAATCGCCCAGAAGAGGCGAGACAAGTGTATCATGCAGCATTGCTATTTTCAGTAGTAGCAGGAGTAATCATGACTGCCTTGCTGTACATAGGCGCTCCGTTCTATGCGACACATATTGCTGATGTACCTGAATCAGCGATGGCAGTTAGAGCGATTGCACCTGCACTTTTACTGTTTCCGGCGATTGCCATGATGCGTGGATATTTTCAAGGGCGCAACAACATGATGGCTGGTGGTATCTCTCAGATCGTAGAGCAGTTTGCTCGCGTACTAGTCGCTATTTTACTAGCTTATATTCTATTACAGCAGGGTTATAACAATACAACGATTGCTGCTGGAGCATCCTTCGGTAGCGTAATTGGTAGTATTGCAGCCTTTGGTATCATGATTTATTTTGCAATCAAGCTGCGCCGAGAGGACAAACAGCAGGGTTTAAATTATGAGACCACTCAAAAATTACCGATTTGGGGAATTTACAAGGATATTTTTACACTTTCGATTCCGATCGTGCTTTCTTCGCTTACGATTCCAGTAGTGAATGTAATTGACACTTCTTTAGCTGTTCCGCTGCTTATCGATCAGATGGGTAGAGAGAGTGCAACAGCAGCTTTGGGTATACTAACCACGCGTGCACAAAGTGTGGCCGGAATTCCACCGGTACTAGCCATTGCGCTAGGAACCTCGCTGATTCCAATCATTTCAGCTGCTTATGCTCGTCGTGATGAGGGACACCTGAAGAAGCAAATTACACTTGCTTTGCGGATTTCTATCCTGACAGGGATGCCAATTGTATTGGCGCTTGTGGCTGCGTCCTATTCTGTGAATGGATTATTGTTCAGTAGCTTGGACGGAAGTGGAATTGTGGCAATGCTTACGATTGGAACGATCTTTCAGATCACTATGATGACAACGAACTCCATTTTGCTCGGTATGGGCAAATCACGTATTTCAATGTATTATGTGCTAGTGGGTATTATTGTTAAATTAGTTGCAAGCTTCTTCCTGAGTAAGGTATTTGGGATCTACGGGATTATCGGTGCAACAGCACTTTGTTTCGTAGTCATTACTATTCTTAACTTACGGATGCTGAAAACCATTGTACCTTTCGAAATTATGGGCAAACGTTGGGGCGGTTTCGCGATCGCAGTCCTTGTATCCGGTGGAATTGGTTTTGGTTTGAACGAAGCTGGAATTCTGTTAACAGATCTAATGCCTGCACGTCTGGCGTTTCTGATTACTTGTCTTGTTGTAGGAGTCGCAGTAGTTGTTATTTATCTGGTAATGCTAGTTGTACTGGGTGTGCTTACTAAACAGGAAGTCTCCAGTTATCCGCGTGCTCTGCAAAAATTGCTCCATCCGCTGATGAAATTACAGCCTGCACGTGTTCGTATGAGAGAATAGGTTTGACTTCTGCATGACATTTTGCTTCACTTAGAGAATAGAAGTTTGACAGATATGTGAATGAAAGGACTGAGAAAGCTATGGACAAAATTAGTTCTCCTGCTGAATTTCAGGTAGCCATTCAATCTCCACGATTAACAATAGCCATCTTCAAGGCGGACTGGTGCTCGGATTGTAAATATATCGATCCTTTCATCCCTGAGGTAGAACAAGCCTTTGCAGATCGTCTAACGCTGGTTGAGGTTGACGTTGATGCTGTGGGTGATGTTAGCCAGGAACAAAATATTATGGGGATTCCAAGCTTCGTCGCGTATTCCGATGGTCGCGAATTGGTTAGATTCGTTAATAAATTACGTAAATCCCGCGAGGAAATTGAGAATTTCCTGGATAAAGCGGTTCAAGTGTATCAAAGCCTTCAACAGTAATTTCGGGAAACCACCGCTTTCGCCTGTTCGAGCAAAAGCGGTGTTTTTTTTAAAATGCTTCTTCATTACTAAAAACTGCGGGTGATATTTTTTGACGACAAATCAGTTGAAATGGCTTAGTTATCTTACTTGCCTTATCATGTTCCTCGCTGTACTTGGGGGAGCTGTAGTAACGAAGACTGGATCGGGATTGGAATGTGGAAATGAATGGCCGCTCTGTCATGGGAAGCTGATTCCGGCCTATACGGTAGGCTCGCTGATTGAATACACCCATCGCTTGTTCAGCGGATTGGCAGGGTTATTGTCACTTGCCTCAATGTTTGCTTTTTGGCGTTATGCTCGTAATCGGCGGGACTTGTTGGCATATGCATTCATGACTTTGCTGTTTGTAATTGTTCAAGGTGGTATGGGAGCGCTTGCAGTAATTAAATCCCAATCTGCCGCTGTAATGGCACTTCATATGGGCTTCTCCTTGATCGCTTTTTCGAGCTCTCTGATGCTGGCACTTGGAACGAAAAGGCGGCATGAAGCAGGCGAATACGATCATAAGTTGGAAACTCAGAAGAAGCCAGTAAGCAAGGCTTTCCGTAATTTAACCTGCTTTACGGCTTTATATTCCTATGTTGTCGTTTATATTGGAGCCTTTGTGAGTCATACGGATTCACGCGGTGGATGTTCTGGCTGGCCGCTCTGTAACGGTGAGTGGGTTCCCGAGCTTTCCGGGGGAGTGGGTATTGTTTTTACGCACCGAATTGCAGCGTTGATTTTATTCATTCTTACCGCGGTGCTTGGACATTTAGCTTTTTGGAAACATAAGGATTACCCAGAGCTAAGAGCTCTTGGCGTAGCTGCTGTTCTGCTGTGCTTGATGCAGGTGTTTAGTGGGGCTGCTGTTGTTTATACGCTAGATAATGAAAGATTGTACATATTTGCTGCCTTAACTCATATTTTGTTGATTGCTTGTTTGTTTGGTGTTCTATGCTATATGAGTGTAAGAGTCTGGCAGCTGAGTAGAACGAGAAATGACGTTTTTCGAAAATAATCCAACCCATCGTGAGATACTGTTGTAACGCCCTAGGTAGAAAGTTCCCTCCGTGGATAGAGTCGCTTTACCTGCGGAATAATAAAGTGAAAATCGGTATATCGTGGTGCTGGACAAAACTTTAGGAGGACTGGGATATGCTGCGGGTATTACTTGGAGAGCCGCCTCGAAAGAACAGCGGTGTATTGGCTGATGCGATGGAGAACATGGCCACTTTTGCCGCCTTACTGCGTAAGGAAATGAGCGCCCATGAGGATAATGACCATGAATACCGCAAACTGGAGATTTGGACACGTGGATTAATCTCCTCATTGGATGAATTGGAGCAAAGCTGGTTCGCTGCTGCTTTTTACCGGAAATTAGTAATCGCAGGTTATATGGATGATATGTCACCAGTGGAACAGGGCGATTACGCACGTTATGTTTATTTTTATAAAAATGGATTTATCCGTGTGTTTTCTCTGCTGGACAAGCTTGGAACGGTGCTGAATCATTTTTATGACCTCAAAACATCCAAATTAAAAACGCACTTCTCTTATTTTACAGTGCTTCGTCAACTTCAATTATTGAATGTGCATCCTGCGCTAGCCGATCAACTGGAACAAATTAAGAACTCCTATCGAGACCCGTTGGAGAATCTACGTAAGCGCAGGAATGCTGAAATTCATTATATGAATTCTGAAATGCAGGATGATTTGTGGCAGCGTCATCAAGGCCTGCATGATAAAATTCAGCTTGAAGATCTGGATAGTCATCTTGAGGACTTAAAGCAATCCCTCGAAATGAACTGTAAAACATTAATCGCGGCATTCAGCTACAGTAATGAGCAGTTGCAGAAGGAAATAAGCAAGGGAAAGCGGGAAAGATCATAAGCGTTCAATATATTTCCTTTTGACAAAAAACAAGAAACTTACTATACTTATGCTTGCATAAAAGTCTGTACGAATTCCAACATAAAATTTCATACTCTATATCTTATCGAGAGTGGCGGAGGGATAGGCCCGATGAAGCCCGGCAACCGATTTGTATATGCGCGATAAGCGTTACGTACAAATGTCATGGTGCTAATTCCTACAATGACACAAGATTTGTGGTCGTTGGCAGATGAGAAGGCATTGTCATAATAAACACACAGGGCCTCTTGCGATCTGCATCGATCGTCGGAGGTTTTTTTGTATGGAATATGTGAAATATAAAGGGGGCGACAAGCGTTGATTAATCTAAAAGGAATAACAAAGGTATATGGAAAAGGCAGCGATGCGGCTACAGCACTTTCCGGATTGAATCTGTCTATCGAGAAAGGTGAAATATTCGGAGTCATCGGCCATTCTGGGGCGGGGAAAAGTACACTGATTCGCTGCATTAATCTGTTGGAGCGTCCGACAGAAGGAGAGGTTTGGGTAGATGGTGTTGAACTCACCAAGCTTACCCAAGGTCAGCTGCAGGAACAGCGGCGCAAGATTGGGATGATTTTTCAACATTTCAATCTGCTGTCTTCTGCAACTGTGTACGATAATATTGCTTTTCCGCTACGACTTACAGGCACCTCGAGAGCTGATATTGATACAAAAGTAAAAGACTTGCTTGCCCTAGTTGGGCTTGAAGAACACCGGGATAAGTATCCCTCTCAGTTATCAGGAGGACAAAAGCAACGGGTCGGCATCGCACGTGCACTCGCCAGCGACCCTGATGTGCTGCTGTGTGACGAGGCAACCTCTGCGCTTGATCCACAGACGACAGACTCGATACTTAAGCTGTTGCTCGATATTAATAAAAGGTTCCATCTGACCATTGTGCTGATCACTCATGAAATGCATGTGATTCAGAGCATTTGCGACCGTGTCGCTGTCATTCATGGTGGCGGTATTGTTGAGCAAGGTAAAGTTGCGGAGGTATTCCTGAAGCCGCAGCATGAGGTGACTCGCGATTTCATCCGCAGTGAATCGCAGAATGAGGGGCCTCTTCGAGCGGCGCTTGATGCAGCTGCTGGAGACAACTCTCAGGCTGTCAAAATTACTTTTTTCGGAGAGAAGACCTATGGTTCAGCACTTTCCGATGTAGTACGTGAAACGGGTGTTAGCTTTGCCATTCTGCATGGCACCATCTCAACGATTAAAGATGTACCTTATGGCCAAATGATTGTTCGTTTCGAAGGTCCAACTGAAGCGATCGCTGTTACGATAGCCGAACTAACTGCCCAAGGTCTTGAAGTGGAGGTGATTTCGTAATGAATTTCGCAGATTTAAATTGGCAAGAAATGATGGATGCTACAGTTGCTACTCTGAAAATGATAGTTTTTTCCGGATTGTTCACAATTATTCTTGGTTTACCACTCGGAATTCTATTGTATTTATGCGAGAGATCGAATAGTATAGTAATCAGAGTAATTTACTCGGTCTTATCATTACTTGTAAATATCCTACGTTCCGTACCGTTTATTATTTTGATGGTGGCATTAATTCCTTTTACCAAAGAAATTGTCGGAACTTCCATTGGAGTACTCGGTACGATCCCACCGCTGGTGATTGGAGCAGCTCCATTCTTTGCTCGCTTGGTGGAGACGGCGCTAAGAGAAGTGGATCGTGGGGTAATCGAAGCGGCGCAAGGAATGGGAGCATCCACGAATCAGATCGTTATGCGTGTTCTTTTGCCAGAAGCTCGTCCAGGTTTGATCGCTGGGGTTACGATCACACTGGTTACACTGGTCTCCTATACGGCAATGGCTGGCCAGGTTGGGGGCGGCGGACTTGGTGATCTAGCGATTCGTTATGGCTATCTCCGCTATGAGACGGAAATTATGCTTATTTCTATAACGTTTATTGTAATACTGGTGCAGCTACTACAAATGGCCGGTGATCGACTAGTACGACATTTCACACGGAAATAAGGTAAATCCATATATAGCCTTATTCATACAAATAACAGATAAGAGGGGGATTTAAAATGAAAAAATTACTACTTACTTTTTTTAGTTTGACATTGGTTGCGGTGCTTGCGGCTTGCGGCAATAACAATAATGCTTCTAACTCGGCTGCTACTAATGCACCTGACAATGGTGCTGCAACTGGGTCAACTACAGAACCAGTGAAATTGGTTGTCGGTGCTTCACCTGTTCCTCACGCTGAGATCCTAAAAGCTATTGCTCCATTGCTAGAAGCTCAAGGAATTACACTGGAAATCAAAGAATTCACTGACTATGTTCAACCGAACGTACAGCTAGATGAGAAGCAGCTAGATGCTAACTTCTTCCAACACCAACCTTATCTTGATGACCAAAATAAAAATAATAAAACCGACCTGATCTCCGTTGCATCCGTTCACGTTGAGCCTTTTGGAGCTTATTCCAAAAAAATAAAATCGATCGATGAGTTGGCTGACGGTGCGAAAGTTGCCATTCCGAACGATGCTACTAATGGTGGTCGGGCGCTAATCCTACTTGCGAAAAATGGTTTGATTACATTGAAAGACGATACAAACATTGCTGCAACAAAAGCAGATATCATTGAAAACAAGAAAAATCTTAAAATCATTGAGTTGGAAGCAGCTATGCTCCCGCGACAACTGGATGAGGTTGACCTTGCTTTGATCAACACGAATTTTGCACTAGACGCTGGTCTTGTGCCAACAAAAGATGCTTTGTTCATCGAGGGTACGGATTCCCCTTATGCTAACATTCTGGTAACTCGTCAGGACAATAAAGACTCCGACGCGATCAAAAAGCTGGCCGCTGCACTGAATTCTCCAGAAGCTAAAGCTTTCATTGAAGAGAAGTACGAAGGTGCGATCATTCCAGCATTTTAAGTAATGAAGCTTATCTAATCTCTAAATACACATAGAACCCGCAGCCTAATGGCTAGCGGGTTCTATGTGTATGTTGTAGGGGAAGGGCAAATCCTCTATAATAAGAAAATCCCGATCTCCTGAAGTGGGGATCGGGATGGATATTGAATGGATTAGAATACTTGCATAACTTCTTGTACGCCTTCTACTTCTTCAAGAAGGGCGCGTTCAATCCCGGCTTTCAAGGTGATCGTGGAGCTTGGGCAGCTGCCGCAGGCACCCATAAGTTTCAACTTAACGATGCCGTCTTCTACATCGACCAGTTCAACGTCACCGCCATCGCGCTGCAGGAACGGACGAAGCTTATCCAGCACTTCCAATACTTCATCATACATTTCGGTGCTTTGTGCATTCTCACTCATTTCTCAATCACTCCTTTCGTAAGTTCATTATAGTACAAAAAGTTAAAAAATAAAATGGTTAGGCGGAATAGGGAGATCATCATGAGACCAATTATTGAATTTTGTGCCAGTAACATGGGTCACGGTACAGACAAGCTAATGCATAAGCTGGAGGAAAATCCAGATTACGATGTAATTGAATACGGATGCCTGAACAATTGTGGGGAATGTTATTTAACCCCATTCGCCATGGTTGAAGGTGACATCGTTGCAGCAGATACTGTTACTGAGCTAGAAGAGAAAATTGATGCTAAAATCAAAGAGCTAGAAGCTTGGTTCAATATA
This window of the Paenibacillus sp. FSL R10-2734 genome carries:
- a CDS encoding penicillin-binding transpeptidase domain-containing protein, producing the protein MSLFGKLPPPKDGISSRNAVGLKLNIFFFGTFFVFCIIIVRLAGLQFTEGALLSEEETNRETKIVPLAAMRGIIFAAEGEQIAYSTPTESLYLTLTKDYTARTTDKATGETSLTEKAKNNSNALAARLAADFAKYGDPNEPKLTQQNILELLDLDFKKYLGYVPRRIKTGLIPEEIAYFMEHKDNYPGLTIVEESVRHYDKDTVAVQTVGFGKPFKSTEKIALYKNIRSAMKNDSSPGLIYKAEEYVGFDGLEMQYQRELRGENGYQVISVTPQNMAEKVEQNVAPVKGNNIWMTINKKIQMKTEQAILDQIKWLHTNAVQGETHPDALTGYAVAMEVETGNIVAMASMPDYDSNVWTKDSLSTPVWNQIMNNHLNGTITSNSSGRSGHDFSSLVFMGSTIKPLSVLIGLEEGFFNTSPTYQDVGITYFGKDNKSSVRNSSGHVYGKLDPAKAITESSNVFMVDMVGKQLYKKYPGDKGIEVWDKYMKDFGLGVSTKSGLPGESAGLINYTDLKAAGSSQAALIYASFGQQGSYTTLQLAQYASTLANEGVRIKPQLVSKITDAQGKVVKEFQREVLNKVTFDKSYWKEIKQGMSSKVSAFDDFPYDFARKTGTSEKTDRKNINRDNGVFIAFAPRENPKLAVAVVIPEGGFGSNSAAPVARKIFDAYDWEYGLDGVPKKKVTPVIDPIQK
- a CDS encoding penicillin-binding transpeptidase domain-containing protein; this translates as MSFFRKQASPPDETNSKSSIGLRLNVFFFSTFVIFCVIIIRLAVLQFVEGPTLTEVETSRDTKNVPLASMRGVIYAAEGEKLAYSTPVQSLYITLNKDFTAKETDKVTGKTTLTPEAKAKSDALAAKLVADFNKYGDPNAEKMTEEDVIEALDLYFRKSLGFMARRIKADLTTQEVAYFMEHKGEYPGLEIVEESIRHYDKDTVAVQTVGYIKPFKSANSLNIYKNILNAMKNNPEPGLTYKDDEFVGFDGLELQYQRELRGQNGYQEISVNPQNMAEKIERVVPPVKGNDVWTTINKNIQMKTEQAIMDQIKWLHSNPVQGKTHPNALTGYAVAMEVDTGNIVSMASMPDYDTNIWTSGSLSTDVWNSIMDNYQNGTINPISSGTSGNGLRSVLLLGSTIKPLSVLVGLNEGLFTTSTYYPDRGFATFGKAGHETKVRNSGGHVYGSMDPARAIEKSSNAFMVDMIGKRLYDKYKSKGVDVWDKYMKEFGLGVSTGSGLPNEFLGQINYTNIEAAGSAQAALVYASFGQQGSYTVLQLAQYVATLANEGQRIKPQLVSKITDADGKVVKEFGREVLNEVTSFDKSYWNEIQQGMRSTVSAFSDFPYDFARKTGTSQQVAKGQIRDNGVFIAYAPRNNPKLAVAVVIPEGGFGSQSAAPVARKIFDAYDWEYGLDGVPKKSLQSGNNANDPAKEGTTTGTQ
- a CDS encoding Cof-type HAD-IIB family hydrolase, with the translated sequence MTAKYRLLALDMDGTLLNDEQIITPTTVKWLQKAVDAGVHVCLSTGRAFTSAFPYAEQLGLETPMITVNGSEVWRAPHEIYRRSLMDPMLVQQMHGLAKEDDIWFWAYSTEKVHKQDNWDGDVTGREWLKFGYHTEDDELRHKLLLRLQDMGGLEITNSSPHNLEINPLGVNKATGIMEVCKLLGLEMSQVIAVGDSLNDLAAIQQAGLGVAMGNAQETVKEEADAVVASNNNDGIAEVIQKYIFNEAVSK
- a CDS encoding DUF456 family protein; the encoded protein is MTILGWILIIALFAVGLAGAVYPILPGALAIYLAFFVYGWFFSFEPFGVWFWIIQTLIVVVLFVADYVVGAWGVKKFGGSRSSIIGSTIGLILGPFVIPAFGLIIGPFLGAFIGELIVGSSPAKAAKVSVGSILGLFSSTVVKIVLQIIMVVLFFIWVVRF
- a CDS encoding polysaccharide biosynthesis protein, with translation MSKKESFVKGTLILAAAALVARVLGLVQRVPLDHIFDDVGRASFGVSNNIYLMLLTVATAGIPSTLSKMVSERYALNRPEEARQVYHAALLFSVVAGVIMTALLYIGAPFYATHIADVPESAMAVRAIAPALLLFPAIAMMRGYFQGRNNMMAGGISQIVEQFARVLVAILLAYILLQQGYNNTTIAAGASFGSVIGSIAAFGIMIYFAIKLRREDKQQGLNYETTQKLPIWGIYKDIFTLSIPIVLSSLTIPVVNVIDTSLAVPLLIDQMGRESATAALGILTTRAQSVAGIPPVLAIALGTSLIPIISAAYARRDEGHLKKQITLALRISILTGMPIVLALVAASYSVNGLLFSSLDGSGIVAMLTIGTIFQITMMTTNSILLGMGKSRISMYYVLVGIIVKLVASFFLSKVFGIYGIIGATALCFVVITILNLRMLKTIVPFEIMGKRWGGFAIAVLVSGGIGFGLNEAGILLTDLMPARLAFLITCLVVGVAVVVIYLVMLVVLGVLTKQEVSSYPRALQKLLHPLMKLQPARVRMRE
- a CDS encoding thioredoxin family protein — protein: MDKISSPAEFQVAIQSPRLTIAIFKADWCSDCKYIDPFIPEVEQAFADRLTLVEVDVDAVGDVSQEQNIMGIPSFVAYSDGRELVRFVNKLRKSREEIENFLDKAVQVYQSLQQ
- a CDS encoding heme A synthase, whose protein sequence is MTTNQLKWLSYLTCLIMFLAVLGGAVVTKTGSGLECGNEWPLCHGKLIPAYTVGSLIEYTHRLFSGLAGLLSLASMFAFWRYARNRRDLLAYAFMTLLFVIVQGGMGALAVIKSQSAAVMALHMGFSLIAFSSSLMLALGTKRRHEAGEYDHKLETQKKPVSKAFRNLTCFTALYSYVVVYIGAFVSHTDSRGGCSGWPLCNGEWVPELSGGVGIVFTHRIAALILFILTAVLGHLAFWKHKDYPELRALGVAAVLLCLMQVFSGAAVVYTLDNERLYIFAALTHILLIACLFGVLCYMSVRVWQLSRTRNDVFRK